Genomic window (Pseudomonadota bacterium):
CACCTTCGGCAAAGGCATAACAATGCACACATTTCAGGTTGCACCTCTTTGTCATGTTCCATACAACTACAGGTTTTTTATCCTTTGAGAACTGAAGCAGATGGGAAGGAAGCTGCTTTGAATCTCTTCCATATCGTAGCGGATCAGACGCCTCAACGGCACCGCAGTAAAGCTTTGAAATCCCGATCATGTTGTTATTTTGTGATGAAATTGAGAAAAAGTCAAATCAACAAGATTATCAGGTATTACAGTTGAGATGCCCAAGGTAGTCAGGGCGGTCAAATTTTATGCTGCTTCAAAGTCCTTCTCTTTTTGTTGTTTGAATTTTGGAACAACAATCTCTTCTGCTGGCACCCATACCACCTTCCCATCACGCAAAACTGAAATCGGGTTTCCACGTTTTTTATGCTCTGCTATTGCCTCGGCAACTGCTTCTTTTAGTGCCATTTCTGCCTTTATTGATAGAGGAGTATTTTCCAAATCCTCCTTTTTTATTTGCTTCTTCATAAAACCTCCGCATTTCTTCTAATCTCTTTAAATAGTTTATCATTAATAATGGTCAGAATTCCATCCTCTTCTTTTGCAATAACACATGGTGTATCCATAGAGTTGTCAAATATTATCCATGAGTCAAGTAGCGGCATATACAAATTAAAAAGATTGTGTAGACCTCTGCTGAATCTGCGACGAACCGTTTCTTTTGGAACGTCATGTCCTCCAATTTTAACCCTTTCAGCAATACGATTAATGGCAAGCTTTACGTTGCTAACCCACAGAAAATAAACATGGATTTTGTAAC
Coding sequences:
- a CDS encoding zeta toxin family protein, producing NLYIIAGPNGSGKTTFVKKFLPHYAHCLNFVNADLIASGLSPFSPEVAAIKAGKVMLEQIHTYSRRGVDFAFETTLAGKSYVKLLKDLKNKSYKIHVYFLWVSNVKLAINRIAERVKIGGHDVPKETVRRRFSRGLHNLFNLYMPLLDSWIIFDNSMDTPCVIAKEEDGILTIINDKLFKEIRRNAEVL